One Bradyrhizobium sp. CCGB12 genomic window carries:
- a CDS encoding LysR substrate-binding domain-containing protein, translating to MSLRQLRAFKTVAEAGGIREAARRLQLTQPAVTHAVRELERGLGATLFIRSSAGVQLTEIGAALLQRAHLVLSEVQRTHDEITQLRDGTGGQLCVAVSSAAATYALAPAVSAFRKLRPGVAIELHELTWAATDERWRNGFFDFAVVSEVGDAADEWERELLFQMPLAIVVRAKHPLVRTRSIHRLADSMWAVPTYGPEVLRRIFEANQAAPPRDIMVCQTLAVLLPLVRQIDAVGIVSGWLFRNRAAAQGLIPLGYAHLLPKARVSIVMRDSSSLTPAARLFRECLKESAGSIGT from the coding sequence ATGAGCCTTCGCCAGCTGCGGGCGTTCAAGACCGTGGCCGAAGCTGGCGGCATCCGCGAAGCGGCACGCCGCCTACAGCTGACACAACCGGCCGTAACCCATGCGGTGCGCGAGCTCGAACGCGGACTAGGTGCAACGCTGTTCATCCGCAGCAGCGCGGGCGTGCAACTGACGGAAATAGGTGCTGCACTGCTCCAACGCGCTCACCTTGTTCTCTCCGAAGTTCAGCGGACGCATGACGAGATCACGCAACTACGTGACGGCACGGGAGGCCAATTATGCGTTGCGGTCAGCTCTGCAGCAGCGACTTATGCGTTGGCGCCGGCGGTGAGTGCCTTCCGGAAATTGCGGCCGGGCGTTGCGATCGAGCTTCACGAGTTGACATGGGCTGCGACGGATGAACGCTGGAGGAACGGCTTCTTCGACTTTGCCGTGGTCAGCGAAGTCGGAGATGCCGCCGACGAATGGGAACGCGAACTTTTGTTTCAGATGCCGCTGGCTATTGTCGTACGCGCCAAGCATCCGCTTGTTCGAACGCGCTCGATCCACCGCCTCGCCGACAGCATGTGGGCCGTTCCCACCTACGGCCCCGAAGTGCTGAGACGTATCTTTGAAGCCAACCAAGCAGCACCGCCGCGGGACATTATGGTCTGCCAGACCCTGGCCGTGCTGTTGCCGCTGGTGCGACAGATCGATGCCGTCGGAATCGTATCGGGTTGGCTGTTCCGTAACCGCGCCGCGGCGCAAGGGCTGATTCCGCTCGGATATGCCCATCTGTTGCCAAAGGCTCGCGTATCGATCGTAATGCGCGACTCCTCATCGCTGACGCCCGCAGCACGCTTGTTCAGGGAGTGCCTGAAGGAATCCGCTGGGTCCATCGGGACCTGA
- a CDS encoding CaiB/BaiF CoA-transferase family protein encodes MSLPLSGIRILDLSNVLAGPFCGYHLARLGAEVIKVENPKGGDLARRLGADPKMSKRLQGLSFVAVNAGKQSVAIDFKSTDGKKIFLRLAATADVVLENFRPRVMERLGLGYETLVKHNPRLIYCAISGFGQTGPWAGRPAYDQIVQGLSGAMSVTGDARSAPLRTGFPISDTIAGLTAAFAIASALVEQRQTGRGRFIDVSLLEATIAAMGWVVSNYLNAGIDPQPMGNENFTAAPSGTFSTATGPLNIAANEQKQYETLCDLIGQPDLKSDPRFADRQARKVNRGALGDELNRALAAKSAEQWEAQFNAAGVPAGCVLKVADVLNEAHIVGRHFIETLPAKRSDGEALRVTRPGFRLDDEFPSPPAPAALGADTAHWMTRLGYSQEDTDRLVANGAIGLPAVAPANP; translated from the coding sequence ATGTCCCTGCCGTTGTCCGGCATTCGTATCCTCGACCTGTCGAACGTGCTGGCCGGCCCGTTTTGCGGCTATCATCTCGCCCGCCTCGGCGCCGAAGTGATCAAGGTCGAGAATCCCAAGGGCGGCGACTTGGCGCGCCGGCTCGGCGCCGACCCGAAAATGTCCAAGCGGCTGCAGGGGCTGTCCTTCGTCGCGGTCAATGCCGGCAAGCAGTCGGTTGCGATCGACTTTAAATCGACGGATGGCAAGAAGATTTTCCTGCGCCTGGCCGCCACCGCCGATGTCGTCTTGGAGAATTTCCGGCCCAGGGTGATGGAGCGGCTCGGGCTTGGCTACGAGACGCTGGTGAAGCACAATCCGCGCCTCATCTATTGCGCGATTTCCGGCTTCGGGCAAACCGGGCCATGGGCGGGACGCCCCGCCTACGACCAGATCGTGCAGGGCCTGTCCGGTGCGATGAGCGTGACGGGCGATGCGCGCTCTGCGCCGTTGCGCACCGGCTTTCCGATCTCCGACACCATCGCGGGTCTCACCGCGGCCTTCGCGATCGCCTCGGCGTTGGTCGAGCAGCGCCAGACTGGCCGCGGTCGGTTCATCGATGTCTCCCTGCTGGAAGCTACCATCGCGGCGATGGGATGGGTCGTCTCGAACTATCTCAACGCCGGCATCGACCCGCAGCCGATGGGAAACGAGAACTTCACCGCGGCGCCGTCCGGCACGTTCTCGACCGCAACAGGGCCGCTCAATATCGCCGCCAACGAGCAGAAGCAATATGAGACGCTTTGCGACCTGATCGGGCAGCCGGACCTCAAATCCGATCCGCGCTTCGCCGACCGTCAGGCCAGGAAGGTGAACCGCGGCGCGCTCGGCGACGAACTCAATCGCGCGCTCGCGGCAAAGTCCGCCGAGCAATGGGAAGCGCAGTTCAATGCGGCTGGCGTGCCAGCCGGATGCGTGCTCAAGGTCGCCGACGTGCTCAACGAAGCGCACATCGTTGGTCGGCATTTTATCGAAACGCTGCCGGCAAAGCGCAGCGACGGCGAGGCGTTGCGCGTGACGCGACCGGGCTTTCGGCTGGACGATGAGTTTCCGTCACCGCCTGCACCCGCCGCGCTAGGCGCCGATACTGCGCACTGGATGACAAGGCTCGGCTATTCGCAAGAGGACACCGACCGGCTCGTGGCGAACGGGGCGATCGGCCTGCCGGCGGTCGCGCCGGCAAACCCGTGA
- a CDS encoding peroxidase-related enzyme (This protein belongs to a clade of uncharacterized proteins related to peroxidases such as the alkylhydroperoxidase AhpD.), protein MIEALAVSRFPVPDLADMPEDIRSRILAVQEKSGFIPNVFLVLAHRPDEFRAFFAYHDALMDKPGNLTKAEREMIVVATSNLNQCQYCVVAHGAILRIRAKDPLIADQVAVNYRKADITDRQKAMLDFAVRVSIEAQKVSESDFAALKAHGFTEEDIWDIAAISAFFGLSNRLANVTSMRPNAEFYSMGRG, encoded by the coding sequence ATGATCGAAGCACTCGCCGTCAGCCGCTTCCCTGTCCCCGATCTCGCCGACATGCCGGAAGATATCCGCAGCCGCATCCTGGCGGTGCAGGAAAAGTCCGGCTTCATTCCGAATGTCTTTCTCGTGCTCGCCCACCGGCCGGACGAGTTTCGCGCGTTCTTTGCCTATCACGATGCGCTGATGGACAAGCCCGGCAACCTGACCAAGGCCGAGCGCGAGATGATTGTGGTTGCGACCAGTAACCTCAATCAGTGCCAGTACTGCGTAGTCGCGCATGGCGCGATCCTGCGCATCCGTGCCAAGGACCCGCTGATCGCGGATCAGGTCGCGGTCAATTACCGCAAGGCCGACATCACCGATCGTCAGAAGGCGATGCTGGACTTCGCCGTTCGCGTCTCCATCGAGGCGCAAAAGGTGTCTGAAAGCGACTTCGCGGCGCTGAAGGCCCATGGGTTCACCGAAGAAGACATCTGGGACATCGCGGCGATATCAGCCTTCTTCGGCCTGTCGAACCGGCTCGCCAACGTGACCAGCATGCGCCCGAATGCCGAGTTCTATTCCATGGGCCGTGGCTGA
- a CDS encoding ABC transporter substrate-binding protein, translating into MRALTRMLLSVAVAGLAIASATAAEPEKTALKIAVGSQILNYMPLELGVKLGNFKQEKLDVTVENFQAGGSKALQALIGDSVDGTVGFYDHTIQMQAQGKAISCVFLLNDTPGVLIGVRSDLAHKVKSGADLKGLKLGITAPGSSTDTMARYYIKKAGLGPRDVNIIAVGSGAPGMVALEAKNIDALVYFDPVATMLARKKAAVPLFDARTHDGSKLAFGGVYPTACLYLQQSFIEKNPETVQRLVNGLLRTHRWINSVPTEQLVEAIPAGYKTDNAEINIEILKASKDLFSQTGLMDPESAKVPLAVLSDYDPKIAAAKIDLSKTFTNRFVEQAAQQLK; encoded by the coding sequence ATGCGTGCACTCACCCGAATGTTGCTTAGTGTCGCAGTCGCCGGTCTCGCGATCGCATCTGCCACGGCGGCGGAGCCCGAAAAGACTGCGCTGAAGATCGCGGTCGGGTCCCAGATCCTCAACTACATGCCGCTCGAGCTCGGCGTGAAGCTCGGCAACTTCAAACAAGAAAAGCTCGACGTCACCGTCGAGAACTTCCAGGCGGGCGGCTCGAAGGCGCTCCAGGCACTGATCGGCGACTCGGTCGACGGCACCGTCGGGTTCTACGACCACACCATCCAGATGCAGGCCCAGGGCAAGGCGATCTCCTGCGTGTTCCTGCTCAACGACACTCCGGGCGTGCTGATCGGCGTGCGTAGCGACCTCGCCCACAAGGTCAAGTCCGGCGCCGACCTGAAGGGGCTGAAGCTCGGCATCACGGCGCCGGGCTCATCGACCGATACCATGGCGCGCTACTACATCAAGAAGGCCGGTCTTGGCCCGCGCGACGTCAACATCATCGCGGTCGGCAGCGGCGCGCCGGGTATGGTCGCGTTGGAGGCCAAGAACATCGACGCGCTCGTTTATTTCGACCCGGTCGCCACGATGCTTGCGCGCAAGAAAGCGGCGGTGCCGCTGTTCGACGCACGGACCCATGACGGCTCGAAGCTGGCGTTCGGCGGCGTCTATCCGACCGCCTGCCTCTATTTGCAGCAATCCTTCATCGAAAAGAATCCGGAGACGGTGCAGCGGCTCGTCAACGGATTGCTGAGGACTCACCGCTGGATCAACTCGGTGCCGACCGAGCAGTTGGTCGAGGCGATCCCCGCCGGCTACAAAACCGACAACGCCGAGATCAACATCGAGATCCTCAAGGCATCAAAGGACCTATTCTCGCAGACCGGACTGATGGACCCGGAGTCCGCCAAGGTGCCGCTCGCGGTGCTCAGCGATTACGACCCGAAAATTGCCGCGGCGAAGATCGACCTCTCCAAAACCTTCACCAACAGGTTCGTCGAGCAGGCGGCACAGCAATTGAAGTGA
- a CDS encoding M20 family metallopeptidase yields MKLRYRLFALATACLLARSAASQEASSVTSALTRRALALADASEAQVVQWRRYIHEHAELSYQEVQTAAYIAAALAKMPGIDIQTGIAKTGIKAVLRGGKPGPVVALRADMDALPVEEHNDLPFKSTAKGEYLGKPTSIAHVCGHDTHVAMLLGAAQALSTLRAELAGAVVFLFQPAEELGPGPLLSGASAMVEAGVLDNPKVDVVMGQHIGAASPSGTIGYRRGSLMASIDIFRISLKGKGGHGAMPWLSKDPTLAAAEITLALQNIASNQTNPLDGPIVVTVGQLQAGTRFNILPETAEIAGTIRSLSKDNRKIAQESVRTKAKGIAESYSVTAETTIDSSSGYEVLVSDPAATEAVIQALEVATGPGKIKEIRPTMGSEDFGSFGRNIPVVFWILNASPFADRAGAPNHAPEFTIDEGAMRIGVRALVGSTLAYMARSGSAPKPARQP; encoded by the coding sequence ATGAAACTTCGGTATCGACTTTTCGCACTCGCTACGGCCTGCCTGCTCGCGCGCAGTGCTGCGAGCCAGGAGGCGTCCTCGGTCACTTCCGCGCTGACACGGCGGGCGCTCGCCCTTGCCGATGCCTCCGAGGCCCAGGTGGTCCAGTGGCGACGCTATATTCATGAGCACGCCGAGCTTTCGTACCAGGAGGTGCAGACAGCCGCTTACATCGCGGCGGCTCTCGCGAAGATGCCGGGTATCGATATACAGACGGGGATCGCGAAGACGGGCATCAAGGCCGTGCTGCGAGGCGGCAAGCCGGGTCCGGTGGTCGCCCTGCGCGCCGATATGGATGCGCTGCCGGTCGAAGAACACAACGATCTACCGTTCAAGTCCACCGCCAAAGGCGAATACCTCGGCAAGCCGACATCGATCGCCCATGTTTGCGGACATGATACACACGTCGCGATGTTGCTGGGTGCGGCTCAGGCCTTGTCCACGCTGCGGGCAGAACTAGCGGGCGCGGTCGTCTTTCTTTTCCAGCCGGCTGAAGAACTGGGACCCGGGCCTTTGCTCAGCGGGGCATCCGCCATGGTCGAGGCCGGCGTGCTCGACAATCCTAAGGTCGATGTCGTCATGGGACAGCACATCGGCGCCGCCTCGCCCTCGGGCACGATCGGCTATCGGCGGGGTAGCCTCATGGCGAGCATCGACATCTTCAGGATTTCCCTCAAAGGCAAAGGTGGGCATGGCGCAATGCCATGGCTCTCCAAGGATCCGACACTGGCCGCTGCCGAGATCACGCTGGCCTTGCAGAACATCGCCAGCAATCAGACCAACCCGCTCGACGGCCCAATCGTAGTGACCGTGGGCCAGCTGCAGGCCGGGACTCGCTTCAACATCCTGCCGGAGACCGCGGAGATTGCCGGCACGATCCGGTCGCTTTCGAAAGATAATCGGAAGATCGCGCAAGAGAGTGTGCGGACCAAGGCCAAAGGGATTGCCGAGAGTTACAGTGTAACTGCCGAGACGACCATCGACAGCAGCTCCGGTTACGAGGTTCTCGTGAGCGATCCTGCCGCGACCGAAGCTGTGATCCAGGCACTCGAAGTCGCAACCGGTCCCGGCAAGATCAAGGAGATCCGTCCCACGATGGGCTCTGAAGATTTCGGGTCCTTTGGAAGGAATATTCCAGTGGTGTTCTGGATATTGAACGCCTCACCCTTTGCAGATCGCGCCGGAGCGCCCAACCATGCGCCGGAGTTCACCATTGATGAAGGGGCGATGCGTATTGGCGTACGCGCACTCGTGGGCAGCACGTTGGCGTATATGGCCAGATCTGGGAGCGCTCCGAAGCCGGCACGCCAGCCGTAA
- a CDS encoding alanine--glyoxylate aminotransferase family protein — protein MQGRHFLQIPGPSPIPDRILRAIAMPIIDHRSTEFADLGLQVLEGCKVVFKTKQPVIVFPSSGTGAWEAAIVNTLSPGDKVLMVETGHFATLWKQIATRFGVGVDFVPGDWRHGADPAAIEAKLLEDKSHSIKAVMVVHNETSTGATSRIAEIRKSIDAAQHPALFMVDTISSLASVDYRHDEWRVDVTVSGSQKGLMLPPGLGFNAISEKALIASKNNKMPRSYWDWQEMLKNNSTGFFPYTPATNLLYGLKEAIEMLKEEGLDNVFTRHKRLAKACRAAVEAWGLEVLCQNPAEQSPVLTGVLMPPGHDADRFRKITLEKYNVSLGSGLGKVAGKVFRIGHLGECNELSLLGGLSGVEMGLTAAGVPHRGGGVDAAMAVFEDKQQLNRA, from the coding sequence ATGCAGGGTCGCCATTTTCTGCAGATTCCCGGACCTAGTCCGATACCGGACCGTATCCTGCGCGCGATCGCGATGCCCATCATCGATCATCGGAGCACTGAATTCGCCGATTTGGGGCTTCAGGTGCTCGAGGGCTGCAAGGTCGTGTTCAAGACGAAACAGCCCGTCATTGTTTTCCCCTCATCTGGTACGGGCGCCTGGGAAGCTGCCATCGTCAACACCTTGTCTCCCGGCGACAAGGTTCTGATGGTCGAGACGGGACATTTCGCAACGCTTTGGAAGCAGATCGCTACGCGCTTCGGCGTTGGCGTCGACTTCGTTCCCGGCGACTGGCGCCATGGAGCCGATCCAGCAGCAATCGAAGCGAAATTGCTGGAGGACAAATCGCACAGCATCAAAGCGGTGATGGTCGTCCATAACGAGACCTCCACGGGAGCGACCAGCCGGATCGCCGAGATCCGCAAGTCGATCGATGCTGCGCAGCATCCGGCATTGTTCATGGTCGACACCATCTCCTCGCTCGCATCGGTCGACTACCGTCACGACGAATGGAGGGTCGACGTGACTGTCTCCGGATCTCAGAAGGGATTGATGCTTCCTCCTGGATTGGGCTTCAACGCGATCTCCGAAAAGGCGTTGATTGCGTCGAAGAACAACAAGATGCCCCGGTCCTACTGGGACTGGCAGGAGATGTTGAAAAACAACAGCACCGGCTTCTTTCCGTACACTCCCGCCACCAACTTGCTCTACGGGCTGAAAGAAGCGATCGAGATGCTGAAGGAGGAGGGGCTCGACAACGTCTTCACCCGACACAAGCGTCTCGCGAAAGCGTGTCGAGCCGCGGTTGAAGCGTGGGGACTCGAGGTGCTCTGTCAAAATCCGGCTGAACAGTCGCCCGTTCTGACTGGGGTCTTGATGCCTCCGGGCCATGACGCCGATCGCTTCCGCAAGATCACACTTGAGAAGTACAACGTCTCGCTCGGTTCTGGCTTGGGCAAGGTCGCCGGCAAGGTCTTCCGCATCGGTCATCTCGGCGAGTGCAACGAACTCAGCCTGCTCGGAGGGCTCTCCGGAGTCGAGATGGGCCTCACGGCCGCCGGCGTTCCTCATCGAGGGGGCGGCGTAGACGCTGCTATGGCGGTTTTCGAGGACAAGCAGCAACTGAATCGCGCATAG
- a CDS encoding SMP-30/gluconolactonase/LRE family protein, with amino-acid sequence MYLEQPPKLVPTRLFSAMPEDFRRHGVRSAWADANKGGAPVDCFIEGPAFDRDSNLYIVDIPFGRIFRISSDGSWSLVVEYEGWPNGLKMARDGRILVADYMNGLMEVDPQAGAIRPLLQHRNSESFKGCNDLHIASNGDIYFTDQGQTGLHDPTGRVYRLRPNGRLDCLIANGPSPSGLVLDREESVLFVAMTRDNSVWRVPLTKDGGVAKVGRFCSFFGTSGPDGLAMGSDGRLFVAHASLGHVFLMQANGECVARVKSCTGPTCTNVAWNAASDTLVITDSSTGSVLIADLADA; translated from the coding sequence ATGTATCTGGAGCAGCCACCGAAGCTCGTCCCGACACGGCTGTTCTCGGCCATGCCGGAGGACTTCCGTCGCCATGGCGTGCGCTCCGCCTGGGCGGATGCCAACAAGGGCGGCGCACCAGTCGACTGCTTCATCGAGGGGCCGGCGTTTGATCGCGACAGCAATCTCTACATCGTCGATATCCCATTCGGGCGGATCTTCCGGATTTCGTCCGACGGGAGCTGGTCCCTCGTCGTCGAATATGAGGGCTGGCCCAACGGCCTAAAGATGGCACGCGACGGCCGCATCCTAGTCGCCGATTACATGAACGGGTTGATGGAGGTCGACCCGCAAGCGGGCGCGATTCGGCCGCTATTGCAGCATCGCAATTCGGAATCGTTCAAGGGATGCAACGATCTCCATATCGCATCGAACGGAGACATCTACTTCACCGACCAGGGACAGACCGGGCTGCATGATCCCACCGGCCGTGTCTATCGCCTGCGCCCGAACGGCCGACTGGATTGCCTGATCGCAAACGGGCCAAGCCCCAGCGGTCTCGTGCTCGATCGCGAAGAGTCGGTCCTCTTCGTGGCGATGACACGCGACAATAGTGTCTGGCGCGTCCCACTGACGAAGGACGGCGGGGTCGCGAAAGTGGGACGCTTCTGTTCGTTCTTCGGAACGAGCGGCCCTGACGGATTGGCAATGGGCTCCGATGGTCGCCTGTTCGTGGCCCATGCCTCGCTGGGTCACGTATTTCTAATGCAGGCCAACGGCGAATGCGTTGCCCGCGTGAAATCCTGCACGGGTCCTACCTGTACCAACGTTGCATGGAATGCCGCCAGCGATACATTGGTGATAACCGATTCATCGACGGGTTCGGTTCTGATCGCCGATCTAGCGGACGCTTGA
- a CDS encoding citryl-CoA lyase, whose product MTDATTLEQAAAQWWRTSICDIAPGRIAYRGYPIEELIGRISFPAMIWLMLRGELPTPQQEKLLQAALVASVDHGPHAPSIAIAQMAVSCGLPLNGAMASAINTLDDVHGGAGEQAIELYEDVLRRCQGQEIDAAAAAAIDHFTATRGKYLPGFGHRFHPVDPRAAPLLALVDAAVADDSVGGRFAKAARAIERVMQQRKGRLIPMNIDGATAVIYGELGFAAPLARGIFCLSRAVGILSHAWEQTGRKDRNKGPMPKLFGYKYEGQQRRHLDIAP is encoded by the coding sequence ATGACGGATGCAACGACGCTGGAACAGGCGGCCGCACAATGGTGGCGGACCTCGATCTGCGACATCGCTCCGGGGCGCATCGCCTATCGCGGTTATCCGATCGAGGAACTGATCGGCCGCATCTCGTTCCCGGCGATGATCTGGCTGATGCTGCGTGGCGAATTGCCGACGCCGCAGCAGGAGAAGCTGCTGCAGGCGGCGCTCGTCGCATCCGTCGACCACGGTCCGCACGCACCGTCAATTGCGATCGCGCAGATGGCGGTGAGCTGCGGCCTGCCGCTGAACGGCGCGATGGCATCAGCGATCAACACGCTTGACGACGTGCATGGCGGCGCCGGCGAGCAGGCGATCGAGCTCTATGAGGACGTGCTCCGCCGCTGCCAGGGTCAGGAGATTGACGCGGCCGCGGCAGCCGCCATCGACCACTTCACCGCGACGCGCGGCAAATATCTGCCCGGATTCGGTCATCGCTTCCATCCGGTCGATCCGCGCGCGGCGCCGCTTCTGGCGCTAGTGGATGCGGCCGTCGCAGACGACAGCGTTGGCGGCCGCTTTGCCAAGGCGGCGCGCGCGATCGAACGCGTGATGCAGCAACGCAAGGGCAGGCTCATTCCGATGAACATCGACGGCGCCACCGCGGTCATCTATGGCGAGCTAGGTTTCGCAGCGCCCCTAGCCCGCGGCATCTTCTGCCTGTCGCGCGCCGTCGGTATCCTGTCCCATGCCTGGGAGCAGACCGGCCGCAAAGACCGCAACAAGGGGCCGATGCCCAAGCTGTTCGGCTACAAGTATGAGGGCCAGCAGCGCCGCCATCTGGACATCGCGCCGTGA
- the ggt gene encoding gamma-glutamyltransferase, which produces MREFESPGRSEAFGVNGMAATTHPLATLAAIDVLREGGNAIDAAVAAGAMLAVVEPTQTGVGGDCFVLLKREAQPIIALNGSGAAPSATSVERLTEAGVTTLAPESAHTVTVPGAVRTWARLVADHGTLDLARLFAPAIAAAENGYSVTERLARDWARQIPKLSRLTATNSVFLPRGEAPAPGDLHTQPMLARTLRDVAAQGADVFYEGWIAESIVKVLRSLGGFHTVEDFAAFRPRYETPISASYRGFELWECPPNGSGVAALAMASLLDRYNVADFAPVSAERYHLLAEIARIGYAERDVFIGDPDTGHVPVERMTSSARADILSHRISLSKRLTDITPITMPEHKDTVFLSVVDKDRTAVSFINSIFDDFGSGIVAPECGVLLHNRGFGFVLEPGHPNVLAGGKRPMHTILPAMLTRGGECVLSFGVTGGHFQPIGQIQILSNLLDHKMSVQEAIDQPRIFARGDVLEIEGTVPVAVIEGLLALGHLPKPAPNPLGTVQAIWIDRKRGLLRGGADPRRDGIALGY; this is translated from the coding sequence ATGAGAGAGTTCGAATCGCCCGGACGTTCCGAAGCATTCGGCGTCAACGGAATGGCCGCGACCACGCATCCGCTCGCCACGCTGGCGGCAATCGACGTGCTGCGTGAAGGCGGCAACGCCATAGATGCAGCCGTGGCGGCCGGAGCGATGCTTGCCGTCGTTGAGCCAACCCAGACCGGCGTGGGTGGGGACTGTTTCGTTCTGCTGAAGCGAGAAGCGCAGCCGATCATCGCCCTCAACGGGTCCGGAGCGGCGCCGTCAGCCACGAGTGTCGAACGGCTTACAGAAGCTGGCGTTACGACTCTCGCCCCCGAGAGTGCGCACACAGTTACTGTTCCAGGTGCCGTGCGAACGTGGGCCCGGCTGGTCGCTGATCACGGAACGCTTGATCTCGCGCGACTTTTTGCACCTGCGATCGCCGCCGCTGAAAATGGTTATTCCGTCACAGAGCGGCTGGCGAGGGACTGGGCGAGGCAGATACCGAAGCTCTCTCGCCTGACTGCTACGAATTCGGTCTTTCTCCCCCGCGGCGAAGCGCCGGCTCCCGGCGATTTGCATACCCAACCGATGCTGGCTCGCACCCTTCGGGATGTCGCCGCTCAGGGGGCCGACGTGTTTTACGAGGGATGGATTGCGGAGAGCATCGTAAAGGTGCTTCGCTCGCTCGGTGGTTTTCACACCGTCGAGGATTTCGCCGCGTTCCGGCCGCGGTACGAGACGCCGATATCAGCGTCCTATCGTGGTTTTGAACTTTGGGAATGTCCACCGAATGGCTCAGGCGTTGCCGCTCTAGCCATGGCAAGTCTGCTCGACCGCTATAATGTCGCCGACTTTGCTCCGGTATCGGCGGAGCGTTATCATCTCCTGGCCGAGATCGCCCGCATTGGTTATGCGGAGCGCGATGTCTTCATTGGCGATCCCGATACCGGGCATGTGCCGGTTGAACGCATGACTTCGTCCGCCCGTGCCGACATCCTCTCTCACCGGATATCCTTGAGCAAGCGGCTGACCGACATCACGCCGATCACAATGCCGGAACACAAAGACACGGTGTTCCTGTCAGTCGTTGATAAAGATCGCACCGCGGTTTCGTTCATCAACTCCATCTTCGACGATTTCGGCAGCGGCATCGTGGCTCCGGAATGCGGAGTCCTGCTGCATAACCGCGGCTTCGGCTTTGTCCTTGAGCCGGGTCATCCCAACGTGCTCGCTGGCGGCAAGCGACCGATGCACACCATCCTGCCTGCCATGTTGACGCGGGGCGGCGAATGCGTGCTGTCGTTCGGCGTGACAGGGGGGCATTTCCAGCCGATTGGACAGATCCAAATCCTGTCGAACCTGCTCGATCACAAAATGTCAGTGCAGGAAGCGATCGACCAACCGAGGATATTCGCTCGCGGCGATGTGCTGGAGATCGAAGGGACCGTTCCGGTTGCAGTTATCGAGGGACTTCTTGCCTTGGGGCATCTCCCTAAGCCGGCGCCAAATCCACTGGGAACCGTGCAGGCGATATGGATCGACCGAAAACGTGGACTTCTGAGAGGCGGGGCTGATCCTCGTCGGGACGGCATCGCCCTTGGTTATTGA
- a CDS encoding ABC transporter permease, with product MQRRSKVVLTQVAIVLSLLLAWELGARAGLIDSFFFPAPSALTARIKEWMSTADFWTDVGITLLETVLSFVAGVGIGTALGIWLGLSPFAAEVVQPFIKMFNAIPRILLGPIFVIWFGLGLTSKVALGVTLVLFVAFFNTFQGVREVNPVVLANARLLRASKSSLLRHVYLPSATTWILSSLRVSVGMAVMGAVVAEYLGSSAGLGHLIAQAEGVLDATGVFAGIVVLSVFVIALDAIVDRVERRLLVWRPAPAHET from the coding sequence ATGCAACGCAGAAGTAAGGTCGTTCTCACCCAGGTCGCGATCGTGCTCTCGCTCCTGCTCGCGTGGGAGCTCGGCGCACGGGCCGGCCTGATCGATTCCTTTTTCTTCCCGGCACCATCGGCCCTGACCGCGCGGATCAAGGAGTGGATGTCGACGGCCGACTTCTGGACTGACGTCGGGATCACGCTGCTGGAGACCGTGCTGTCCTTCGTGGCCGGCGTCGGGATCGGCACGGCGCTCGGCATCTGGCTTGGCCTCAGCCCATTCGCCGCCGAGGTGGTGCAACCTTTCATCAAGATGTTCAATGCGATCCCGCGCATCCTGCTTGGACCGATCTTTGTGATCTGGTTCGGCCTCGGGCTGACGTCGAAGGTCGCGCTCGGCGTCACGCTGGTTCTGTTCGTGGCCTTCTTCAACACCTTCCAGGGCGTGCGCGAGGTCAACCCGGTGGTGCTCGCCAACGCCAGGCTGTTGCGGGCGTCGAAATCCTCACTCCTGCGCCACGTCTATTTGCCTTCGGCCACGACCTGGATCCTGTCCAGTCTGCGGGTCTCGGTCGGCATGGCGGTGATGGGCGCGGTGGTGGCCGAATATCTCGGCTCGTCAGCCGGCCTCGGGCATCTGATCGCGCAGGCCGAAGGCGTGCTCGACGCCACCGGCGTGTTCGCGGGCATCGTCGTGCTCTCGGTCTTCGTCATCGCGCTCGACGCCATAGTGGATCGCGTTGAAAGGCGCCTGCTGGTCTGGCGGCCGGCTCCCGCTCACGAAACCTGA